In Janthinobacterium sp. J1-1, a single genomic region encodes these proteins:
- a CDS encoding M28 family peptidase — MQKLFSSLAATSLATGLVLAFPVHAASNLPVVQEAPLRAHLAFLSDDLLEGRGTGQRGADLTVAYLESQARLIGLQPVRGNSFRQSVQIAGVKSLPKDSSLQAVAGDGKAVPLAFGPDWVWATGDSVPAHAFDAPLVFAGYGVTAPEEGWNDFKGINVKGKIIVVMVNDPQPTEAEPNRFAGKALTYYGRWTYKFEEAKRQGAAGVLLIHTKPSASYDWNVVQSSWSGSERFQLADRTAGTPLQGWITEGAARRLFAAGGQDLDTLRAKAESKDFQAVALNVKLTGEMKSAVRKVEQFNIAGMVPGTDAKLKDEAVIYSGHWDHLGKQGDVKAGVDIIYNGAVDNASGTAGLLAMAQEAVKKPAKRTQIFLWVAAEEQGLLGSAAYAADPLWPLNKTAAALNLDSLNFVGATRDMGAQGGERTELGSIAATVAKAMGLQIAAARPDLAGGYFRSDHFSFAKAGVPAFSINGGRDYVKDPEASKAKAAAYGPRYHQVTDEYDASWDLSGMTQQAQFTLNLGQAVANGAKMPAWKAGDAFGKARE; from the coding sequence ATGCAGAAACTGTTTTCATCGCTGGCCGCCACCAGCCTCGCCACCGGCCTGGTGCTGGCGTTTCCCGTTCACGCCGCCAGCAACTTGCCGGTGGTGCAGGAAGCGCCGCTGCGCGCCCACCTGGCCTTCCTGTCCGATGACTTGCTCGAAGGCCGGGGTACCGGCCAGCGCGGCGCCGACCTGACGGTGGCTTACCTGGAAAGCCAGGCGCGCCTGATCGGCTTGCAGCCGGTGCGCGGCAACAGTTTTCGCCAGAGCGTGCAGATCGCCGGCGTGAAATCGCTGCCAAAGGACAGTTCGCTGCAGGCCGTGGCTGGCGACGGCAAGGCCGTGCCGCTGGCGTTTGGTCCGGACTGGGTCTGGGCCACCGGCGACTCCGTGCCGGCACATGCGTTTGATGCGCCGCTGGTGTTTGCCGGCTATGGCGTGACGGCGCCGGAAGAGGGCTGGAACGACTTCAAGGGGATCAATGTGAAAGGCAAGATCATCGTCGTGATGGTCAACGACCCGCAGCCCACCGAAGCCGAGCCGAACCGCTTTGCCGGCAAGGCGCTGACGTATTATGGCCGCTGGACCTACAAGTTCGAAGAGGCCAAACGCCAGGGCGCGGCCGGCGTGCTGCTGATCCATACGAAACCGTCGGCATCGTACGACTGGAACGTGGTGCAGAGCAGCTGGAGCGGCAGCGAGCGTTTCCAATTGGCTGATCGCACCGCTGGTACGCCCTTGCAGGGCTGGATCACGGAAGGCGCGGCGCGCCGGCTGTTTGCGGCCGGCGGCCAGGACCTGGACACGCTGCGCGCCAAGGCCGAAAGCAAGGATTTCCAGGCCGTCGCCCTGAACGTCAAATTGACGGGTGAAATGAAGTCCGCCGTGCGCAAGGTGGAGCAGTTCAATATCGCCGGCATGGTGCCGGGCACGGATGCAAAACTGAAGGACGAGGCCGTGATCTACAGCGGCCACTGGGATCACCTGGGCAAACAAGGTGATGTGAAAGCCGGCGTCGACATCATCTACAACGGCGCCGTCGACAATGCTTCGGGCACGGCGGGCCTGCTGGCGATGGCGCAGGAAGCGGTGAAAAAGCCGGCCAAGCGCACGCAGATTTTCCTGTGGGTGGCGGCCGAAGAGCAGGGTTTGCTGGGCAGTGCCGCGTATGCGGCCGACCCTTTATGGCCCTTGAACAAGACGGCGGCCGCGCTGAACCTGGACAGCCTCAATTTCGTCGGCGCCACGCGCGACATGGGCGCCCAGGGCGGCGAGCGCACGGAGCTGGGCAGCATTGCCGCCACGGTGGCCAAAGCCATGGGCCTGCAGATCGCCGCGGCGCGTCCGGACCTGGCCGGTGGATACTTTCGCAGCGACCACTTCAGCTTTGCCAAGGCCGGCGTACCGGCGTTTTCCATCAATGGCGGACGCGATTACGTGAAGGACCCGGAAGCGTCCAAAGCCAAGGCCGCCGCCTATGGCCCGCGCTATCATCAGGTGACCGATGAGTACGACGCCAGCTGGGATCTGTCGGGCATGACGCAGCAGGCGCAATTCACCCTGAACCTGGGGCAGGCCGTGGCCAATGGTGCCAAGATGCCGGCGTGGAAGGCCGGTGATGCGTTTGGCAAGGCGCGCGAGTAG